A window of the Cannabis sativa cultivar Pink pepper isolate KNU-18-1 chromosome X, ASM2916894v1, whole genome shotgun sequence genome harbors these coding sequences:
- the LOC115702896 gene encoding glutathione S-transferase DHAR2 codes for MSLEVAVKAAVGAPDVLGDCPFSQRVLLTLEEKKVPYQRHLINLSEKPQWFLQVNPEGKVPVVKFDGKWVSDSDVIVGILEEKYPQPSLITPSEFTSVGSNIFSKFVTFLKSKDSNDGSEQALLTELKALEEHLKAHGPFVAGEKVSAVDLSLAPKLYHLDVALDHFKKWSVPAELTNVINYKKLLFTRESFEKTKAEKKYIIAGWEPKVNP; via the exons ATGTCTCTTGAGGTTGCTGTTAAGGCTGCAGTTGGTGCTCCTGATGTTCTTGGAGACT GTCCATTTAGCCAAAGGGTTCTTCTAACTTTGGAGGAGAAGAAAGTTCCTTACCAGAGGCACCTCATCAATCTCAGTGAAAAACCCCAATG GTTTTTGCAAGTGAATCCCGAAGGGAAGGTACCTGTGGTGAAGTTTGATGGGAAATGGGTGTCTGATTCTGATGTTATTGTTGGGATTCTTGAGGAGAAATACCCTCAACCTTCTCTCATTACTCCATCAGAATTTACCTCTGT GGGATCAAATATATTTAGTAAGTTTGTGACTTTCTTGAAGAGCAAGGACTCAAATGATGGATCAGAACAGGCTTTGCTCACTGAACTCAAGGCACTTGAAGAGCATCTTAAGGCACAT GGTCCATTTGTTGCAGGTGAGAAAGTCAGTGCTGTAGACTTAAGTTTGGCCCCTAAATTGTACCATCTTGATGTGGCTCTTGATCATTTCAAGAAGTGGAGTGTCCCTGCTGAGCTTACTAATGTTATCAACTACAAGAAG ctGCTATTCACGCGGGAATCATTCGAGAAAACTAAGGCTGAAAAGAAGTATATAATTGCAGGATGGGAGCCAAAGGTGAATCCATGA
- the LOC115702894 gene encoding uncharacterized protein LOC115702894 — protein sequence MDVDIDHYTILGLPTGEDGAKLTEKEISKAYKVQALVLHPDKNRDDPKAHDKFQRLKSSYEILKDEKARKLFDDLLKVKQEQQRRHSERDSKRRKMVSDLEERERAAFAVDPAAEKREKEERILKELKEQVARIREMHANKGKASMSKTDTRGVSEETANTGGVLLDKKRILKVSWEKFGEGYTAERLRELFSRFGDVEDVVMKKKRGSALVMMASEDAAVAATGTVSGDISNPLLVLPYQPATPAKIPTLQKPAETERLNHLFGAGFQDFENSVLEKLRKAAEKQKNQK from the exons ATGGATGTTGATATAGATCACTATACCATTCTTGGGCTACCAACTGGTGAGGATGGTGCTAAGCTTACAGAGAAAGAGATATCGAAGGCGTATAAAGTACAGGCTTTAGTTTTGCATCCAGACAAGAATCGAGATGATCCGAAAGCACATGACAAGTTCCAGAGGCTAAAGTCCTCATATGAGATATTGAAGGATGAGAAGGCCAGGAAATTGTTTGATGATCTTTTGAAGGTTAAGCAAGAGCAGCAACGGCGTCATTCTGAACGCGATTCCAAGAGAAGGAAGATGGTTTCTGATCTTGAGGAAAGAGAAAGAGCTGCTTTTGCTGTTGATCCTGCTGCAGAGAAGCGAGAGAAAGAGGAGAGAATTCTTAAGGAACTTAAAGAGCAGGTTGCAAGGATACGTGAAATGCATGCAAATAAGGGAAAAGCTTCAATGTCGAAGACTGACACGAGGGGAGTTAGTGAAGAGACTGCCAATACTGGCGGCGTGCTGTTGGATAAGAAGAGGATACTTAAGGTTTCGTGGGAGAAATTCGGTGAGGGTTACACGGCCGAGAGGTTGAGAGAATTGTTCTCAAGATTTGGTGATGTTGAAGATGTTgtcatgaagaagaaaagaggctcTGCACTTGTTATGATGGCTAGTGAAGATGCAGCT GTTGCTGCCACAGGCACAGTGAGTGGAGATATCTCTAACCCGTTGCTAGTTTTACCCTATCAACCAGCTACCCCGGCGAAGATTCCAACTCTTCAAAAACCCGCCGAAACTGAAAGATTGAATCATCTCTTTGGAGCTGGCTTCCAAGATTTTGAGAATTCTGTTTTGGAGAAACTTCGAAAG GCTGCAGAAAAGCAGAAAAATCAGAAGTAG